The following proteins come from a genomic window of Diorhabda sublineata isolate icDioSubl1.1 chromosome 7, icDioSubl1.1, whole genome shotgun sequence:
- the LOC130447150 gene encoding uncharacterized protein LOC130447150, whose amino-acid sequence MLRIFLLLLALTENGFTLHCWQCNSEIDVTCRDYFNITRIEENRRHFENFNYQNNRPIHDLPRNDPHLQHCDDSFSHQYNQKSVCLKRVYRVTGSHSDLPNVQRDCRIVPKDFVVGTCPEELKSFGNKIVDYCSTCNIDGCNKAEGIKFNILNSILLLIIFFMVK is encoded by the exons GATTTACGTTACATTGCTGGCAATGCAATTCGGAAATCGATGTAACTTGTAgagattattttaatataactagaatagaagaaaacagaagacatttcgaaaatttcaattatcagAATAATAGACCGATTCATGATTTGCCAAGAAATGATCCGCATTTACAGCATTGCGACGACAGTTTTTCACATCAATACAATCAAAAATCCGTGTGCCTTAAAAGAGTTTATAGAG ttacGGGAAGTCACAGCGATCTTCCTAATGTGCAAAGAGATTGTAGAATAGTCCCGAAAGATTTCGTTGTTGGAACATGTCCAGAAGAACTTAAATCCTTTGGAAACAAAATTGTCGATTACTGCAGCACTTGTAATATCGACGGATGCAACAAAGCGGAaggaataaaattcaatattttaaactctattcttctcttaataatattttttatggttaaGTGA